Genomic DNA from Acidimicrobiales bacterium:
GGCGGGTAAGGGCCCGGGCCACTGAACCCAGCAGGGTGTGGCCGAGTGGGTGACGGGCAGTGGCACCCACCACGAGCAGGTCTGCGGTGCGGCCGACTTCCATGAGGACATCGGCGGCAAGTCCGGGAACGGCTATCCGACGTACAGCCAGGCTCGGATACCCGCCGAGCTCGTCTCGCTCGATGTGGGCGAGCATCTCCTCGGCGGCCTGGTCGCAGCACTCCGGGCGGGCCACGAGGGGAAGCCTGTGCCAGGCGATCGACACGGGATATGTGTAGGCGTAGACGAGACAGAGCTCCGCCTCGCGCCAGAAGGCCTCGGCGGCGGCCCAACGAACTGTAGCTCGGGACTCCTTGGAGCCGTCCACTCCCACCGCGACCATCGACTCTTCATACGCGTCCATGTCCCGCATCACATCCCCATCTTCCGCCGGATACGTAGGCGCCCACCAGGGTCGAAGGTCCCACGCCCACTGGAGCCACAGGTCGAGGGTGAACCTATGTATGGCGTGCGCAGGTGCGTCCCGTCAGGGCTTCCCCATGGTCGAGGCGTGCCTGGCCAGTAGCGAGAACGGCGGAGCCAGGTCGACGCCGTCGGGCTTGTCCAGGTAGCCGGGGGAGGATCCGGCGACGCCGGTATGGCCGTACTACCAGACGATCCGGTCCGTGCGGGGGTCGATCACCACGACCCGGTGGTTGAAGTCGTCGTTCATGAGGAAGTCCCCGTTCGGCAACGGCTCGGCCAGTGAAGGCTGGTCGAGCGGGGGATCTCCCTGCAGCGGGGCATAGCGCCATAGGAGATGGCCCGAGGAGTCGAAGGTCTCGAGCACTCCCGGGTCGGTGTAGCTCACCGTGACGTAGACACCGGGGCTCACCTCGTTGGTATCCGAGGGGTAACCGACGCCGGGCGGATGCAACGACCGGTAGACCCGCCCGTTGAGGTCGATCTCGTCGACCCAGTCACCGTTGATCTCGGTGACGAGATAGTGGCCGTTCGCCATCGGGAAGGCGCCATTGGGACTGCCCCAGTGTGAGGGTGGGGAGTGATAGCACGCGTTGGTGGAGGTGCCGATGACGCGCGCCGGACTGTGCCAACCCGGGGCGATCAGGAGCATCCGGCAGTTCTTGATGTCGGCAGTGAGGATGTAGCCGTCCGGCAGGACCAGGGCGTCGTCGGGGTTCCACAGGTGGTCGGGTCCCATCCCCTCCGAGCCCGGGGTGCCGTACCGGTAGACGATGCGGTGGGTGGCCGCGTCGATGACGCTGATTACGAAGGCGTCCTCCTCGGTGGCCACAATCTGCCGGCCGTCCGGAGTGAAGAAGGCGTCGTCGGCGACCGGGAAGCTCTGACCGGGGGCCAGGTCCCCCGGGCGGGGGAACTGCCAGGTGATCTGGCCCCGCTGGTTCACCACGATGAGCCGGTTGTTGGTGCGGTCCGCGATCAGGACCGGGCCGGGAAGCACGGAGGGGTCGGATCCGGCAGCCAGGTCTACCGGAACCGAGCTCGACGTTGTCGGCGCCGAACCGGTCTGCGAGGGCGCGGCCGACCCGGCGGGTCGCCGGGGGCCCGCCCCGCAGGCGGCGCCAAGGCGACGGCTGCCGC
This window encodes:
- a CDS encoding universal stress protein, which codes for MDAYEESMVAVGVDGSKESRATVRWAAAEAFWREAELCLVYAYTYPVSIAWHRLPLVARPECCDQAAEEMLAHIERDELGGYPSLAVRRIAVPGLAADVLMEVGRTADLLVVGATARHPLGHTLLGSVARALTR